The DNA window ATCGTCGCACAGGTAGAACACCAGGCGCATTGAGACCGGTCCAGTCAGTGGCTTACACCCTTGCTCGAGCGCTGCAGCTGCTACTTGCTCTTGGTACGCGCGAGTCCTAGGCGGCGTGTACACGCGTACGTAGCGCCCCGTGACTGCAGGCCTCTCCTTCGGCACAGGTCGGCCGGGGATGGTGATGCGGATCGGTTCAGCCATTCCGGACCACCCGCCGACGCGAGATAAACAGCTGCAGTACACTGCGCATCTCCGGGTCCCGGATCCTCTTCACGTCCTTGATTACCCGGAGGCTGCGCTTTTCGTGCCACTCCGGCCAAAGCCGCCAGAACCCCAATTCCTGCATCGGCTCGAGCACACATGCAGCGTCGTCACTTTGAAGGTCGCTCACGAAGCCATAGCGCCGGAACGGAAATTCGCGCGAAGGCCGAATACTGACAACATCGCCAGCCTTGAATTCGCGCTTGTTCACGCCTCCTCACCCCCTGGCGCGTCGCGATAGTAGAGATCCAGCAACGCCTCAAGCGCACGACCGAGTTTGTCGATCAGCCCCTGGTCACTCATGGGGTCACATCTCCTCTCTCAACCCGAGTGCCGTCGGTTTCGCACTCCCGGCCCGCTCGAGGATTTCCTTCTTGCGTTCCGCCGGTCCACGGCAGTTTCGCATGCGCCAGCCGACGTGACCTGAGTCCTTTGCGTACTCTAGGTCGGCGTCGAGATACCATCCCCGTCCCGTCGTCGTGGTACAATCCTCGTAGCGGTTGACCTGGATACGCTCTCCTTTTGGGCACTCGAGCTCTACCACGGTCAACCGCTTTGCACTACATCGTTTGCATGCCACTAGATCCGCCAGGCACTGCTCAAAGTTGAAACTAAGCGCCAGGTCCTTGGTCGTTACTGTCGCACCAGCTTCTTCGAACCACCGAACTATCTCCGCGTACCGGGCTCGGAGATCTGTCGTGGCCGGGTCCGGGCCGCCCATACGGATGCGCCTTGGATCGCACCTGTATCTGCGGGACTCGTCCGGCGTTGGAAACCACGGCCGGTCGTTAGGCCGTTTCAATTCCTCGACAACTGTCACCTACATCAGCCTCTTGGTATCTTGAAGACCTCTTCCAGTTGCCTGTTAAGGTCTTTGAGCCGCTTCTGGTACTCGGGGTCGTCATGCACGATAACCCGCTTCTTCACGGTGCCGGGCGGATCTCGAGCTTTACGCCGTTCTTCGAATTCCTTGTCATGCTGGAGGGCATCTTGCAGCGTGAAGATGTTATCGCCCAAGTAATTGCGGAGAATTCCCTGCACGTAGTCGAGTCTCCGCTTCCCCGCCGCGACTGCTTTCTTGAGCGCGTGGACGATGAGGCCTTCCTCCATGCCCTGGTCATAAAAC is part of the Bacillota bacterium genome and encodes:
- a CDS encoding RusA family crossover junction endodeoxyribonuclease, which translates into the protein MAEPIRITIPGRPVPKERPAVTGRYVRVYTPPRTRAYQEQVAAAALEQGCKPLTGPVSMRLVFYLCDDRQGDLSNMIKSVEDGLNGIAYDDDAQVKHIVAYVRRAKRRRDERAEVEIAPLSNEEVETA